A single genomic interval of Salvelinus namaycush isolate Seneca chromosome 41, SaNama_1.0, whole genome shotgun sequence harbors:
- the LOC120033923 gene encoding casein kinase I-like — MDLRVGNKYRLGRKIGSGSFGDIYLGANIATGEEVAIKLECVKTKHPQLHIESKFYKMMQGGVGIPSIKWCGAEGDYNVMVMELLGPSLEDLFNFCSRKFSLKTVLLLADQMISRIEYIHSKNFIHRDVKPDNFLMGLGKKGNLVYIIDFGLAKKYRDARTHQHIPYRENKNLTGTARYASINTHLGIEQSRRDDLESLGYVLMYFNLGSLPWQGLKAATKRQKYERISEKKMSTPIEVLCKGYPSEFSTYLNFCRSLRFDDKPDYSYLRQLFRNLFHRQGFSYDYVFDWNMLKFGASRTAEDGERRGADEKDERIVGGPRGSAARGLPPGPNPPAANRVRNGPEQAISNPASRVQQSGNTSPRAISRAERERKVSMRLHRGAPANVSSSDLTARLDQSRISTSQVSMPFEHLGK; from the exons ATGGATCTGAGAGTGGGGAACAAGTACCGACTGGGACGGAAAATAGGGAGTGGGTCCTTTGGAGACATTTACCTTG GTGCCAACATTGCCACGGGCGAAGAGGTGGCCATTAAGCTGGAATGTGTGAAGACCAAACACCCACAGCTGCACATCGAGAGCAAGTTCTACAAGATGatgcagggaggag TGGGGATTCCCTCGATAAAGTGGTGCGGGGCAGAGGGAGACTACAACGTCATGGTGATGGAGCTCTTGGGCCCCAGTCTGGAAGACCTCTTCAACTTCTGTTCCCGCAAGTTCAGCCTCAAAACGGTGCTACTGCTGGCAGACCAGATG ATCAGTCGCATCGAGTACATCCACTCCAAGAACTTCATCCATCGCGACGTCAAGCCCGACAACTTCCTCATGGGGCTGGGGAAGAAGGGCAACCTGGTGTACATCATCGACTTTGGCTTGGCCAAGAAGTACAGAGACGCCCGCACACACCAGCACATCCCCTACAGGGAGAACAAGAACCTGACGGGCACTGCACGCTACGCGTCCATCAACACCCACCTGGGCATCG AGCAGTCTCGGCGTGACGACCTGGAGTCTCTGGGATATGTCCTCATGTACTTCAACCTGGGCTCTCTGCCCTGGCAAGGCCTCAAAGCTGCCACAAAGAGGCAGAAGTACGAACGCATCAGCGAGAAAAAAATGTCCACCCCCATCGAGGTGCTCTGCAAAGGATACCCCT CCGAGTTCTCCACCTACCTGAATTTCTGCCGCTCACTGCGCTTTGACGACAAGCCAGACTACTCATACCTTCGGCAACTCTTCAGGAATCTGTTCCACAGACAAGGCTTCTCCTATGACTACGTATTCGACTGGAACATGCTCAAATTT GGTGCCAGTAGGACAGCAGAAGACGGTGAGAGGAGGGGAGCTGACGAAAAGGACGAGCGTATCGTAGGAGGCCCTCGGGGATCTGCTGCACGGGGTCTCCCGCCAGGGCCAAACCCACCAGCTGCCAACAGAGTTAGGAATGGACCTGAGCAGGCCATCTCTAACCCTGCATCACGGGTGCAGCAGTCTG GGAACACGTCACCGCGGGCTATCTCTCGCGCTGAGCGTGAGCGGAAGGTGAGCATGCGGCTCCACCGAGGAGCCCCTGCAAACGTGTCATCCTCTGACCTCACAGCCCGTCTTGACCAATCCCGAATTTCCACTTCGCAG gtCAGCATGCCATTTGAGCACCTGGGGAAGTGA
- the LOC120033922 gene encoding transmembrane protein 184B-like: MMEELWRRGMPLSDRMENDPPADMAPGSPTTAAPSGSNTSWVPDTPLVTPEEPYFLMTSTAQTVSGFFVWTALLITCHQIYMHLRYYSSPNEQRHIVRILFIVPIYAFDSWLSLLFFTNEEYYVYFDTVRDCYEAFVIYNFLSLCYEYLGGESAIMAEIRGKPIESSCVYGTCCLWGRTYSIGFLRFCKQATLQFCVVKPLMAMITVILQAFGKYRDGDFNVASGYLYVTIIYNFSVSLSLYALFLFYFATRNLLVPYSPMLKFLMVKSVIFLSFWQGMLLAILEKCGAIPKINSPEVSVGEGTVAAGYQNFIICIEMFFAAVALRHAFTYKVYMDKRLDSYGRCAPMKSISSSLKETMNPGDMVQDAIHNFSPAYQQYTQQSTLEQRGGAPVSRSHSNLSTRDNEKTLLLSSDDEF; the protein is encoded by the exons ATGATGGAGGAGCTGTGGAGACGTGGCATGCCCCTGTCAGATCGAATGGAAAATGACCCCCCAGCCGATATGGCCCCAGGGTCCCCGACCACAGCGGCCCCGTCGGGCTCCAACACCTCCTGGGTGCCAGACACCCCCCTGGTGACCCCTGAGGAACCATACTTCCTCATGACCTCCACTGCCCAGACCGTGTCAGGGTTCTTTGTCTGGACAGCCCTGCTAATAACCTGCCACCAG ATCTACATGCACCTGCGCTACTACAGCTCTCCCAATGAGCAGAGGCACATAGTTCGCATCCTCTTCATCGTTCCCATCTACGCCTTTGACTCGTGGCTCAGCCTCCTCTTCTTCACTAACGAAGAGTACTACGTCTACTTTGACACGGTCCGCGACTGCTACGAAG CGTTTGTGATTTACAACTTCCTCAGCCTGTGTTATGAGTACCTTGGAGGGGAGAGTGCCATCATGGCTGAGATCAGAGGAAAGCCCATTGA GTCCAGCTGTGTGTACGGCACCTGCTGTCTCTGGGGAAGGACTTACTCCATTGGGTTCCTCCGATTCTGCAAACAG gccacTCTGCAGTTCTGTGTGGTGAAGCCTTTGATGGCCATGATCACGGTCATCCTGCAGGCCTTTGGGAAGTACAGAGACGGAGACTTCAA tgtggcCAGTGGGTACCTGTATGTGACCATCATCTATAACTTCTCTGTCAGCCTGTCTCTCTACGCCCTCTTTCTCTTCTACTTCGCCACCCGCAACCTGCTGGTCCCCTACAGCCCCATGCTCAAGTTCCTCATGGTCAAGTCTGTCATCTTCCTCTCTTTCTGGCAGG GTATGCTGCTGGCCATCCTGGAGAAGTGTGGAGCCATCCCTAAAATCAACTCTCCCGAAGTGTCAGTTGGGGAGGGCACCGTCGCCGCCGGCTACCAGAACTTTATCATCTGCATTGAGATGTTCTTTGCCGCTGTGGCCCTGCGCCACGCCTTCACATACAAGGTCTACATGGACAAGAGGCTGGACTCCTACG GTCGCTGCGCCCCAATGAAGAGCATCTCCAGCAGTCTGAAGGAGACCATGAACCCCGGAGACATGGTGCAAGACGCCATCCACAACTTCTCCCCGGCCTACCAGCAGTACACACAGCAGTCCACCCTTGAGCAGCGCGGAGGGGCGCCGGTGTCCCGCAGCCACAGCAACCTCAGCACCCGCGACAACGAGAAGACCCTGCTGCTCAGCTCTGACGATGAGTTCTGA